From a single Herbiconiux sp. SALV-R1 genomic region:
- a CDS encoding SRPBCC family protein: MTARFEVVTLSAHPVEVLFDRARSIDEHLGSMAGTRERAVAGVTSGLIGEGEEVTWEARHFGVRMRLSSRVMELDFPTRFVDEQVAGPFRWFRHEHVFSALPGGAGGGVDGGSRMVDRVEFAAPFGVLGVVVERLVLRGYLRRLIEERGRYLAG, encoded by the coding sequence TTGACCGCCCGATTCGAGGTCGTGACGCTGTCGGCGCATCCGGTCGAGGTGCTCTTCGACCGCGCTCGCAGCATCGACGAGCACCTCGGGTCGATGGCCGGCACGCGCGAGCGTGCGGTCGCGGGGGTGACGAGCGGGCTCATCGGGGAGGGTGAAGAGGTGACCTGGGAGGCCAGGCACTTCGGGGTGCGGATGCGGTTGTCGAGCCGGGTGATGGAGCTCGACTTTCCGACGCGGTTCGTCGACGAGCAGGTGGCGGGGCCGTTCAGGTGGTTCCGGCACGAGCACGTGTTCTCGGCGCTGCCGGGGGGCGCGGGTGGTGGGGTCGACGGTGGGTCGCGGATGGTGGATCGGGTGGAGTTCGCGGCGCCGTTCGGGGTGCTCGGGGTGGTGGTCGAGCGGCTCGTGCTGCGGGGGTATCTGCGGCGGTTGATCGAGGAGCGGGGGCGGTACCTCGCGGGGTGA
- a CDS encoding cellulase family glycosylhydrolase → MRARSDDGERMLAPASSLSAHTRRTRAESRADMSASARRAHTRPSAGARTRRAHTRPLRRRLGAALAALALVVAGLVVPATTASAATQPGWLHTSGASIKTASGSDYVIKAVAWFGMETSNCAPHGLWSISLDSGLAQIASMGFNTVRLPFSNECLAQAKPNSINEQVNPGLGAFSPLQLMDRFVARAKAYGLSVILDRHRPDSGGQSELWYTGQYSEAKWISDWKMLASRYKTDPTVIGVDLHNEPHGSACWGCGTPSVDWQAAATRAGNAVLSVNPKLLIVVEGVERQPEGSSTWWGGGLSGVASKPVKLSVANRVVYSPHDYPSTVFNQSWFQASNYPANLAGVWEKNWGFISTKKIAPVLVGEFGTKYETESDKKWLASLVSYLGSKKLSFAYWSFNPNSGDTGGLVKDDWTTPQTAKLQALRPLLGAGGAVTPSPSPTPKPTSTPKPTVTPIPTTTAAPPTVTPTPKPTATATPKPTATPTPTATPKPTATPTPTPKPTATATPKPTTTPTPTPTSAPAGVQASWQLQSSWGDGYVADLVVKSTGTTSSWTATWNDPAVTSVVNAWGMTCTAKPKVSVTCTGADWAAALAPGQEVRVGLQVASAKAPASPTVTVTAK, encoded by the coding sequence ATGCGCGCTCGAAGCGACGACGGCGAACGGATGCTCGCCCCGGCGTCATCCCTCAGCGCCCACACCCGGCGCACCCGCGCAGAGTCCCGTGCCGACATGAGCGCCAGCGCCCGGCGCGCCCACACCCGCCCCAGCGCAGGCGCCCGCACCCGGCGCGCCCACACCCGCCCCCTCCGCCGACGCCTCGGTGCCGCGCTCGCAGCGCTGGCCCTCGTGGTGGCGGGGCTCGTCGTGCCGGCGACCACCGCATCCGCTGCGACCCAGCCCGGGTGGCTGCACACCAGCGGCGCGAGCATCAAGACCGCCTCGGGGTCGGACTACGTCATCAAGGCCGTCGCCTGGTTCGGCATGGAGACTTCGAACTGCGCGCCCCACGGGCTGTGGAGCATCTCGCTCGACTCCGGACTCGCGCAAATCGCCTCGATGGGCTTCAACACCGTGAGGCTGCCGTTCTCGAACGAGTGCCTCGCGCAGGCGAAGCCGAACTCGATCAACGAGCAGGTGAACCCCGGGCTCGGCGCCTTCAGCCCGTTGCAGCTGATGGATCGCTTCGTCGCCCGGGCCAAGGCGTACGGCTTGAGCGTCATCCTCGACCGGCACCGGCCCGACTCGGGCGGGCAGTCCGAGCTCTGGTACACCGGCCAGTACAGCGAAGCGAAGTGGATCTCCGACTGGAAGATGCTCGCCTCCCGCTACAAGACCGACCCGACCGTGATCGGCGTCGACCTGCACAACGAGCCGCACGGTAGCGCCTGCTGGGGCTGCGGCACCCCCTCGGTCGACTGGCAGGCGGCGGCCACCCGGGCGGGCAACGCGGTGCTCTCGGTGAACCCGAAGCTGCTCATCGTGGTGGAGGGCGTCGAACGTCAGCCCGAAGGCAGCTCCACCTGGTGGGGCGGCGGGCTCTCGGGCGTCGCTTCGAAGCCGGTGAAGCTGTCGGTGGCGAACCGCGTCGTCTACTCCCCGCACGACTACCCGTCGACGGTGTTCAACCAGTCGTGGTTTCAGGCGTCGAACTATCCGGCGAACCTCGCCGGGGTGTGGGAGAAGAACTGGGGCTTCATCTCGACGAAGAAGATCGCCCCGGTGCTGGTCGGCGAGTTCGGCACCAAGTACGAGACCGAGAGCGACAAGAAGTGGCTCGCCAGCCTGGTGAGCTACCTGGGCTCGAAGAAGTTGAGCTTCGCCTACTGGTCGTTCAACCCGAACAGCGGTGACACCGGCGGCCTCGTGAAAGACGACTGGACGACCCCGCAGACCGCGAAGCTCCAGGCCCTCCGGCCCCTCCTCGGCGCCGGCGGAGCGGTGACCCCCAGCCCGTCTCCCACCCCGAAGCCCACGTCGACCCCGAAGCCCACGGTCACCCCCATCCCCACGACCACCGCCGCCCCGCCCACGGTCACCCCCACCCCGAAGCCGACGGCCACCGCGACCCCGAAGCCCACGGCGACGCCAACGCCCACCGCGACCCCGAAGCCCACGGCGACGCCCACGCCCACCCCGAAACCGACGGCGACCGCCACGCCGAAGCCCACGACCACCCCCACCCCGACGCCGACCTCGGCCCCCGCCGGCGTGCAGGCGAGCTGGCAGCTGCAGAGCTCGTGGGGCGACGGCTACGTCGCCGACCTCGTGGTGAAGTCGACCGGCACGACGTCCTCCTGGACGGCCACCTGGAACGACCCCGCCGTCACCTCCGTGGTCAACGCCTGGGGCATGACCTGCACGGCGAAGCCCAAGGTCTCCGTCACCTGCACGGGGGCCGACTGGGCGGCGGCGCTCGCCCCGGGCCAGGAGGTACGGGTGGGCCTGCAGGTCGCCTCCGCCAAGGCTCCCGCCTCGCCCACGGTGACCGTCACCGCGAAGTGA
- a CDS encoding nucleoside hydrolase, with amino-acid sequence MRELICITDPGQEQAVALMTIFASPDDFRVLGIIASAGNTTLDNTVENVFKVLELVGVDDVPVYKGVPRPLLRPLVTAAHVHGETGLDGYDFPPVRGRAEEESGVAALIRLLRAAEPRSVTIAQFSSMTTLAVALTEAPDIADRIAEIVMMAGAYFEVGNITPAAEFNIYVDPHAAAIVLGSGVPIVMLPLDVTHQLRNTRARLDAFSATGTECGRAADALLTFSETFDLAKYGWDGAPLHGPVVPLYLLRPELFHGRLINARVETGSELTMGMLVADYWQITDLPRNLFYARDVDADPFYAELTARLARLR; translated from the coding sequence ATGCGCGAGCTCATCTGCATCACCGACCCGGGGCAGGAGCAGGCCGTCGCACTGATGACGATCTTCGCCTCGCCCGACGACTTCCGCGTGCTCGGCATCATCGCGAGTGCGGGCAACACCACGCTCGACAACACCGTCGAGAACGTGTTCAAGGTGCTCGAACTCGTCGGCGTCGACGACGTGCCCGTCTACAAGGGCGTGCCCCGGCCGCTGCTGCGCCCCCTCGTCACCGCCGCCCATGTGCACGGCGAGACCGGGCTCGACGGCTACGACTTCCCGCCGGTGCGCGGCCGGGCCGAGGAGGAGTCGGGCGTGGCCGCGCTCATCCGTCTGCTCCGGGCCGCCGAACCGCGCTCGGTCACCATCGCCCAGTTCTCGAGCATGACCACGCTCGCCGTCGCCCTCACCGAGGCACCCGACATCGCCGACCGCATCGCCGAGATCGTCATGATGGCGGGCGCCTACTTCGAGGTGGGCAACATCACCCCCGCCGCCGAGTTCAACATCTACGTCGACCCGCACGCCGCGGCGATCGTGCTCGGTTCCGGCGTGCCGATCGTCATGCTCCCGCTCGACGTCACCCACCAGCTGCGCAACACCCGCGCCCGCCTCGACGCCTTCTCGGCGACCGGCACCGAGTGCGGCAGGGCGGCGGATGCTCTGCTCACCTTCTCGGAGACCTTCGACCTCGCGAAGTACGGCTGGGACGGCGCCCCGCTGCACGGCCCCGTCGTGCCCCTCTACCTGCTGCGGCCGGAGCTCTTCCACGGCCGCCTGATCAACGCGCGCGTCGAGACCGGCAGCGAGCTCACGATGGGCATGCTCGTCGCCGACTACTGGCAGATCACCGACCTTCCGCGGAACCTCTTCTACGCGCGGGACGTCGACGCCGACCCGTTCTACGCGGAGCTCACCGCCCGCCTCGCCCGGCTACGCTGA
- a CDS encoding hemolysin family protein gives MYEWIMVGVGLVLTVGTGLFVASEFSLVNLDRHELEQRRARGEKRLGPTIKALRITSTHLSGAQLGITLTTLLTGYTFEPAISSMLREPLTGIGVPEAIVPGVGAVVGILLATLFSMVIGELVPKNFALALPLATAKLVVPFQALFTTVFKPVILLFNNTANALIRAMGIEPKEELSGARTAEELSSLVRRSATEGMLDSDHATLLDRTLRFAERDASDVMTPRVRMASVTPATSAAEVVALALSTGYSRFPVTGDGGVDDIVGVVHVKQAFAVPLDDQTDARVGDLMVEPLRIPESMGIDTLLGLLRGSGFQIAVVTDEYGGTAGVVTLEDLVEELVGELEDEHDRAHAGVVRTGRSVVFDAGLRPDELLERTGIRVPDDDEGHETVAGFVIDELDRLPELGDEVAIDGGVLRVERVDGVRLDRIRFIPVDESEDAAHAALTAPLAHAAEGEDVR, from the coding sequence TTGTATGAATGGATCATGGTGGGCGTGGGCCTCGTGCTCACCGTCGGCACCGGCCTCTTCGTGGCCAGCGAGTTCTCGCTGGTCAACCTCGACCGGCATGAGCTCGAGCAGCGCCGGGCGCGCGGCGAAAAGCGCCTCGGCCCCACCATCAAGGCCCTGCGCATCACCTCGACGCACCTCTCCGGCGCGCAGCTCGGCATCACGCTGACCACCCTGCTCACGGGGTACACCTTCGAACCCGCCATCTCCTCGATGCTGCGCGAGCCGCTCACCGGCATCGGCGTGCCCGAGGCGATCGTGCCCGGAGTGGGTGCCGTCGTGGGCATCCTGCTCGCGACGCTGTTCTCGATGGTCATCGGCGAGCTCGTGCCGAAGAACTTCGCGCTCGCGCTACCGCTGGCCACCGCGAAGCTCGTGGTGCCCTTCCAGGCGCTGTTCACCACGGTGTTCAAGCCCGTCATCCTGCTCTTCAACAACACGGCGAACGCGCTCATCCGCGCCATGGGCATCGAGCCCAAGGAGGAGCTCTCGGGCGCCCGCACCGCCGAGGAGCTCAGCTCGCTCGTGCGCCGCTCGGCAACCGAGGGCATGCTCGACAGCGATCACGCCACCCTGCTCGACCGCACCCTGCGCTTCGCCGAGCGCGACGCCTCCGACGTCATGACGCCGCGCGTGCGCATGGCGAGCGTCACCCCCGCCACCTCGGCGGCCGAGGTGGTCGCGCTCGCCCTGTCGACCGGCTATTCGCGCTTCCCCGTGACGGGTGACGGCGGCGTCGACGACATCGTCGGCGTGGTGCACGTGAAGCAGGCCTTCGCCGTGCCGCTCGACGACCAGACGGATGCTCGGGTCGGCGACCTCATGGTCGAGCCGCTCCGCATCCCCGAGTCGATGGGCATCGACACCCTGCTGGGGCTGTTGCGGGGCAGCGGCTTCCAGATCGCGGTCGTCACCGACGAGTACGGCGGAACCGCCGGCGTCGTGACCCTCGAAGACCTCGTGGAGGAGCTCGTGGGCGAGCTGGAAGACGAGCACGACCGGGCCCACGCCGGCGTCGTGCGCACCGGGCGCTCCGTCGTGTTCGACGCCGGCCTCCGGCCCGACGAGCTGCTCGAGCGCACCGGCATCCGCGTGCCCGATGACGACGAGGGGCACGAGACCGTGGCCGGCTTCGTGATCGACGAGCTCGACCGCCTGCCCGAGCTCGGCGACGAGGTCGCCATCGACGGCGGTGTGCTGCGGGTCGAGCGGGTCGACGGGGTGCGGCTCGACCGCATCCGCTTCATTCCGGTGGACGAGTCGGAAGACGCCGCGCACGCCGCGCTGACCGCACCGCTTGCCCACGCCGCCGAAGGAGAGGACGTCCGATGA
- a CDS encoding amidohydrolase family protein: MRTLWRNALLLACDDEHGTTPFRGDLLVDGSDIVAVTPRGGGDGGGGTDALPGPGDDGTDAVSRSGDDGTDALPGPGDDGTDASTTVVDATHLFITPGLVNAHTHSWEVLLRGTSEPLPLEIWTLLSYPPDGVEPASERLVYLRTIVAAVEALLGGVTTVLDDTGELPMQTPESTEALFRAYDDAGLRATCAASTVDVPLVDRLAFAEEVLPASVIEASRAALTDRDGLHDDYLALAETARALAGRFPRIRFALSPSAPMRVTDEYLVDCARRARDAGEVLHTHLLETVLQRELARTRYDGSTIVEHLDRLGVLGPNLTAAHGVWLTDGDLELLAASGTSVVHNPLSNLRLGSGMLRWRDLHDAGVRVALGTDGASSNDSLSMHEVMKAAALLHTLDDPDYRRWPVVGEVLEAATVNGARAAGWGDRAGSLVPGLAADLVVYDLTAGTAFTPLHDAARQLVLSENGSSIRQVWVDGRLVVENGRCLLIDADALLAEFREEAARYLEEQLPRWRAVQGRFEPAVREAYLRAWGKGPDSGALSAEGEGTEDGGGVPGVGGRG, encoded by the coding sequence GTGCGCACCCTCTGGCGAAACGCCCTCCTCCTCGCCTGTGACGACGAGCACGGCACCACCCCGTTCCGCGGCGACCTGCTCGTCGACGGCAGCGACATCGTGGCGGTGACACCGCGCGGCGGGGGCGATGGCGGAGGCGGCACGGATGCGCTCCCCGGCCCGGGCGACGACGGCACGGATGCTGTGTCCCGCTCGGGCGACGACGGCACGGATGCTCTCCCCGGCCCGGGCGACGACGGCACGGATGCCTCGACCACCGTCGTCGACGCCACCCACCTGTTCATCACCCCCGGCCTGGTGAACGCCCACACCCACTCCTGGGAAGTACTGCTGCGCGGCACGAGCGAACCGCTCCCGCTCGAGATCTGGACCCTGCTGAGCTACCCGCCCGACGGCGTCGAGCCCGCCTCGGAGCGGCTCGTCTACCTGCGCACGATCGTCGCCGCCGTCGAGGCGCTCCTCGGCGGGGTGACGACGGTGCTCGACGACACCGGCGAGCTGCCGATGCAGACACCCGAGAGCACGGAGGCGCTGTTCCGCGCCTACGACGATGCCGGGCTCCGCGCGACCTGCGCCGCGAGCACCGTCGACGTGCCGCTCGTCGACCGGCTGGCGTTCGCGGAGGAGGTGCTGCCCGCATCCGTCATCGAGGCGTCGCGGGCGGCGCTCACCGACCGCGACGGGCTCCACGACGACTACCTCGCCCTCGCCGAGACGGCGCGGGCGCTCGCGGGGCGTTTCCCGCGCATCCGTTTCGCCCTGTCGCCGAGCGCCCCGATGCGGGTGACCGACGAGTACCTCGTCGACTGCGCGCGGCGCGCCCGCGACGCGGGCGAGGTGCTGCACACGCACCTGCTCGAGACCGTGCTGCAGCGCGAGCTCGCCCGCACCCGCTACGACGGCAGCACGATCGTCGAGCACCTCGACCGGCTCGGGGTGCTCGGGCCGAACCTCACCGCGGCCCACGGCGTGTGGCTCACCGACGGCGACCTCGAGCTGCTCGCGGCCTCGGGCACGAGCGTCGTGCACAACCCGCTGTCGAACCTGAGGCTCGGGTCGGGGATGCTGCGCTGGCGCGATCTGCACGACGCGGGCGTGCGGGTGGCGCTCGGCACCGACGGCGCCTCGAGCAACGACTCGCTCAGCATGCACGAGGTGATGAAGGCGGCGGCGCTGCTGCACACGCTCGACGACCCCGACTACCGGCGCTGGCCCGTGGTCGGCGAGGTGCTCGAGGCGGCGACCGTGAACGGGGCCCGGGCCGCCGGGTGGGGCGACCGGGCGGGATCGCTCGTGCCGGGGCTCGCCGCCGATCTCGTGGTCTACGACCTCACCGCGGGCACCGCCTTCACACCGCTGCACGACGCGGCGCGGCAGCTCGTGCTGTCCGAGAACGGCAGCTCGATCAGGCAGGTGTGGGTCGACGGGCGGCTCGTCGTCGAGAACGGGCGGTGTCTGCTGATCGATGCGGATGCGCTGCTCGCCGAGTTCCGGGAGGAGGCCGCTCGGTACCTGGAGGAGCAGCTGCCGCGGTGGCGGGCGGTGCAGGGGCGGTTCGAGCCCGCCGTGCGGGAGGCGTACCTGCGGGCGTGGGGGAAGGGCCCGGACTCGGGCGCGCTCTCGGCGGAGGGCGAGGGCACGGAGGACGGCGGCGGCGTGCCCGGTGTCGGGGGTCGCGGTTAG
- a CDS encoding histidine phosphatase family protein: protein MSLRLHLVRHGQTTLNAEERVQGWDDSELTEAGLAGVRETAEALRDVEFVAAYVSPLGRTVATADEILAHHPLVKPVLDDRLKELHFGSYESRPNASLLEVGDFATIGAGITAGTFEGFGGGEHSRDFVDRITQAFDDIVAAHPEGEVLVVSHGGTIQTFISRVAAYSGPPLANASVTVLERTADGWALGA, encoded by the coding sequence ATGAGTCTTCGTCTCCACCTCGTGCGCCACGGCCAGACCACCCTCAACGCCGAGGAGCGCGTCCAGGGCTGGGACGACTCCGAGCTCACCGAGGCGGGCCTCGCCGGAGTGCGCGAGACGGCGGAGGCGCTCCGCGACGTCGAGTTCGTCGCCGCCTACGTGTCGCCGCTCGGGCGCACGGTGGCGACCGCCGACGAGATCCTCGCCCACCACCCGCTCGTGAAGCCCGTGCTCGACGACCGGCTCAAGGAGCTGCACTTCGGCAGCTACGAGTCGCGCCCCAACGCGTCTCTGCTCGAGGTCGGCGACTTCGCCACCATCGGCGCCGGCATCACGGCCGGCACCTTCGAGGGTTTCGGCGGCGGGGAGCACTCCCGCGACTTCGTCGACCGCATCACGCAGGCCTTCGACGACATCGTCGCCGCGCATCCGGAGGGCGAGGTGCTCGTCGTGAGCCACGGCGGCACCATCCAGACCTTCATCTCCCGCGTCGCCGCCTACTCGGGCCCGCCGCTCGCGAACGCGAGCGTCACCGTGCTCGAGCGCACCGCCGACGGCTGGGCGCTCGGCGCGTAG
- a CDS encoding hemolysin family protein — protein sequence MSDIIPGIVWLVVLLVVNAFFVGAEFAVISARRSQIEPRAEAGSKAAKTTLWAMEHATLMLATSQLGITVCSLLILNVSEPAIHHLLEYPLALTPLSPELIGGVAFVIALVLVTFLHVVFGEMVPKNLSFSVPDRAALLLAPPLVFVSKVVRPVIWSLNGIANLILRAFRVQPKDEATSTYTLDEVATIVKQSTREGVLTDASGTLSAAFEFTAKKVSDVEVPIAEMVLLAPESTPRAIQAAVAEHGYSRYILTNGSGEPTGYLHLKDVMDLTAGSTFDEAVPAKRIRRLTSVSRDADLEDALAAMRRSGSHVARSQTADGTVTGVLFLEDIIEELVGEVDDATRR from the coding sequence ATGAGCGACATCATCCCCGGAATCGTATGGCTCGTGGTGCTGCTCGTCGTGAACGCCTTCTTCGTCGGCGCCGAGTTCGCCGTCATCTCGGCCCGCCGCTCGCAGATCGAGCCGCGCGCCGAGGCGGGCAGCAAGGCCGCGAAGACGACGCTCTGGGCGATGGAGCACGCCACGCTCATGCTGGCCACCAGCCAGCTCGGCATCACGGTGTGTTCGCTGCTCATCCTGAACGTGTCGGAGCCCGCCATCCACCACCTGCTCGAGTACCCGCTCGCGCTCACTCCGCTCAGCCCCGAACTCATCGGGGGAGTCGCGTTCGTCATCGCGCTGGTGCTGGTGACCTTCCTGCACGTGGTGTTCGGCGAGATGGTGCCGAAGAACCTCAGCTTCTCGGTGCCCGACCGGGCCGCGCTGCTGCTCGCGCCGCCCCTGGTGTTCGTGTCGAAGGTGGTGCGGCCGGTGATCTGGTCGCTGAACGGCATCGCGAACCTCATCCTGCGCGCCTTCCGGGTGCAGCCGAAAGACGAGGCGACGAGCACGTACACGCTCGACGAGGTGGCGACGATCGTGAAGCAGTCGACCCGCGAGGGTGTGCTGACGGATGCGTCGGGCACCCTCTCGGCGGCGTTCGAGTTCACGGCGAAGAAGGTCAGCGACGTGGAGGTGCCGATCGCCGAGATGGTGCTGCTGGCGCCCGAGTCGACGCCGCGCGCCATCCAGGCTGCGGTGGCCGAGCACGGGTACTCGCGGTACATCCTCACGAACGGGTCGGGGGAGCCCACGGGCTACCTGCACCTGAAGGACGTGATGGACCTCACCGCGGGGTCGACGTTCGACGAGGCGGTGCCGGCCAAGCGCATCCGTCGTCTCACCTCGGTGTCGCGCGACGCCGACCTCGAAGACGCGCTCGCCGCGATGCGCCGCTCGGGCTCGCACGTGGCGCGGTCGCAGACCGCCGACGGCACGGTGACGGGGGTGCTCTTCCTCGAGGACATCATCGAGGAGCTCGTAGGCGAGGTCGACGACGCCACCCGGCGCTGA
- a CDS encoding MFS transporter codes for MSLPASVGRASARPSSARRTPNKWWALGVLALTQLVVVLDSTIVNIALPQAQQELDLTDGQRQWVVTAYALAFGALLLLGGRIADYWGRKRTFLVGMVGFGIASAVGGLAQNGIELIVARGFQGLFAAMLAPAALALLTVTFTAGRERATAFAVFGTIAGAGAAVGLVLGGVLTEFADWRWCLLVNIVFVIVGFVGGILLVTESKADGDNRYDLWGAVTVTLGLGSLVYGFSLAEHGWGQLDTLGFLALGVGLLVAFVLIERRVAQPLLPLRVVLHRVRGGAFLIQALVGSVMIGVTLYLTFHLQIVLGMAPLESGLASLPLTIAIMGVAPVATRFLPVVGPRALLIAGPLIVAVGLLYLSFITAGGDYFAQVLPGLVIMGSGMALVFVPLQNLALTGVAPHDAGAASATANSAMQIGGSIGLSVFTALYAGVVGGAAVSDGVSQLAAFTSGYSAIFLAAAGAMVGASAIAVFVIRGRKEELLPEPGAPAVVHA; via the coding sequence GTGTCCCTTCCCGCATCCGTCGGCCGCGCATCCGCTCGCCCCTCGTCGGCCCGCCGTACTCCCAACAAGTGGTGGGCGCTCGGCGTGCTCGCCCTCACCCAGCTCGTCGTGGTTCTCGACAGCACCATCGTGAACATCGCGCTGCCGCAGGCGCAGCAGGAGCTCGACCTCACCGACGGGCAGCGGCAATGGGTCGTCACCGCCTACGCCCTCGCCTTCGGCGCGCTGCTGCTGCTCGGCGGGCGCATCGCCGACTACTGGGGGCGCAAGCGCACCTTCCTCGTCGGCATGGTGGGCTTCGGCATCGCCTCCGCCGTGGGCGGTCTCGCGCAGAACGGCATCGAGCTGATCGTGGCGCGCGGCTTCCAGGGCCTGTTCGCCGCGATGCTCGCACCCGCCGCGCTCGCGCTGCTCACCGTCACCTTCACGGCCGGGCGCGAGCGCGCCACCGCGTTCGCCGTGTTCGGCACCATCGCCGGTGCGGGCGCCGCCGTGGGGCTCGTGCTGGGCGGCGTGCTCACCGAGTTCGCCGACTGGCGCTGGTGCCTGCTCGTCAACATCGTCTTCGTGATCGTCGGGTTCGTCGGCGGCATCCTGCTCGTCACCGAGTCGAAGGCCGACGGCGACAACCGCTACGACCTGTGGGGCGCCGTGACCGTCACCCTCGGGCTCGGCTCGCTCGTCTACGGCTTCAGCCTCGCCGAGCACGGCTGGGGCCAGCTCGACACCCTCGGGTTCCTCGCGCTCGGCGTGGGGTTGCTCGTCGCGTTCGTGCTGATCGAGCGTCGGGTCGCGCAGCCGCTGCTGCCCCTGCGTGTGGTGCTGCACCGGGTGCGCGGTGGGGCGTTCCTCATCCAGGCGCTGGTGGGAAGCGTCATGATCGGCGTGACGCTGTACCTCACCTTCCACCTGCAGATCGTGCTCGGCATGGCGCCGCTCGAGTCGGGCCTCGCCAGCCTCCCGCTGACGATCGCGATCATGGGGGTCGCTCCGGTGGCGACACGGTTCCTGCCCGTCGTGGGGCCGCGGGCGCTGCTCATCGCCGGGCCGCTGATCGTGGCGGTGGGGCTCCTGTACCTCAGCTTTATCACGGCGGGCGGCGACTACTTCGCGCAGGTGCTGCCCGGGCTCGTCATCATGGGCAGCGGCATGGCGCTCGTGTTCGTGCCGCTGCAGAACCTCGCGCTCACGGGCGTCGCACCCCACGACGCCGGCGCCGCCTCCGCCACGGCGAACTCGGCGATGCAGATCGGCGGATCGATCGGGCTCTCCGTGTTCACCGCGCTCTACGCCGGCGTCGTGGGCGGGGCTGCCGTCTCGGATGGGGTGTCGCAGCTGGCCGCCTTCACGAGCGGCTACTCCGCGATCTTCCTCGCCGCCGCGGGCGCCATGGTCGGCGCGTCGGCGATCGCAGTGTTCGTCATCCGCGGCCGCAAAGAGGAGCTGCTGCCCGAGCCGGGCGCGCCGGCGGTGGTGCACGCGTAG
- a CDS encoding response regulator transcription factor encodes MAVVDDQELFVYGLRMLIESQPDLELVGTGGDGEVAVEIARRERPDVLLMDIRMPGMNGIEATHRIVSARRVAGAAEDSGTDSSCLPGVASVGSDGAGAAAHAETGSSGLAGVASDGGDGAGAAAHAETGSSYLSGVASDGGDGAGAAAHGETGSSGHAGEAVDGGDGAGACRVVVLTTFQQEEAVFQAMKHGASAFVTKDVAPELLLETIRSVHAGDAPPTPIGTVVRDQVGKARSTGAPLARAGSGPSTAGRAARDSGTGTGTVRADPDAPDSPIAELSPREREIYLLTARGLRNADIAKAAFVAESTVKSHVRSILAKLSLTSRAQIVVHAYENRLLTF; translated from the coding sequence GTGGCCGTGGTCGACGACCAGGAGCTCTTCGTCTACGGGCTGCGCATGCTGATCGAGTCGCAGCCCGATCTCGAGCTCGTGGGCACCGGAGGCGACGGCGAGGTCGCCGTGGAGATCGCCCGGCGGGAGCGGCCCGACGTGCTGCTGATGGACATCCGCATGCCCGGCATGAACGGCATCGAGGCGACGCACCGCATCGTGTCGGCGAGGCGTGTTGCGGGGGCCGCGGAGGACAGCGGAACCGACTCAAGCTGCCTTCCGGGCGTGGCCTCCGTCGGGAGTGACGGTGCGGGGGCTGCGGCTCATGCGGAAACGGGCTCGAGCGGCCTCGCGGGCGTGGCCTCCGACGGGGGTGATGGTGCGGGTGCCGCGGCTCATGCGGAAACCGGCTCGAGCTACCTTTCGGGCGTGGCCTCCGACGGGGGTGATGGTGCGGGTGCCGCGGCTCATGGGGAGACGGGCTCGAGCGGCCACGCGGGGGAGGCGGTCGACGGGGGTGATGGTGCGGGGGCGTGCCGGGTGGTGGTGCTCACGACGTTCCAGCAGGAGGAGGCGGTCTTCCAGGCGATGAAGCACGGGGCGAGCGCCTTCGTCACCAAAGACGTGGCGCCCGAGCTGCTTCTCGAGACCATCAGGTCGGTGCACGCAGGAGACGCTCCACCGACGCCGATCGGCACGGTGGTGCGCGACCAGGTCGGCAAGGCGCGCTCCACCGGCGCGCCGCTCGCCCGGGCCGGCTCGGGACCGTCGACGGCCGGGCGTGCTGCTCGCGACTCCGGCACCGGCACCGGCACCGTGCGGGCCGACCCCGACGCGCCCGACAGCCCCATCGCCGAGCTCTCTCCACGCGAACGCGAGATCTACCTCCTCACCGCGCGCGGACTCCGCAACGCCGACATCGCCAAGGCCGCCTTTGTCGCGGAGTCGACGGTGAAGTCGCACGTCCGCAGCATCCTCGCCAAGCTCTCCCTCACCAGCCGCGCCCAGATCGTCGTCCACGCCTACGAGAACCGCCTCCTCACCTTCTGA